From Pleurocapsa sp. PCC 7319:
CTGGTGGAAGCTCTCAAAGCAGACGACAAAGACATTATCGATGAAGCAAGAGAATTTTATAACCTCGAACTTAAGTCTACATCCCAATTAGAGCCATACGTCCACCAAGCAGAGGCTCTTCAAGCCTGGAAACAATCAGGTAGACAGGGAGTGGTGGTCTTACCTACCGCAGCAGGCAAGACTTATCTAGCACAGCTAGCTATGGAGGCTACTCCTCGCACGACTTTAATTGTGGTACCGACTTTGGATTTAATGCACCAGTGGTATGCTCAAATTGAAGCAGCTTTTCCCAGTGCTGAAGTGGGTTTATTAGGTGGTGGTTCTCGCGATCGCACTCCTATTTTGATTGCTACTTACAACAGTGCTGCGATTCATGCTGAAACTCTGGGAAATCGTTATGCTCTCCAAATCTTTGATGAGTGCCATCATTTGCCCACAGACTTTTTTAAAGTGATTGCCGAATATGCGATCGCTCCTTATCGTTTGGGGTTAACGGCTACCCCTGAACGTAGTGATGGTACCCATAGACATTTAGATACCCTAATTGGGAAAATTATCTATCGTAAAACTCCTGAAGAATTATCAGGGGCTGCCCTTGCCGATCATAAAATCGTGCAAATGCGGGTTAAATTATCAGCACAAGAACAAACAAAATACGATGAGGCGATCGCTATTCGGAATAAGTTCCTCCGTCAATCGAATATCTCTCTAGGTAGTCTTCAAGGCTGGCAGCTATTTGTGCAATCTAGCGCGCGATCGCCTCAAGGTAGAAAAGCTATGTTAGCCCATAGAGAAGCCAAAGAGATCGCTTTGGGTACAGATGCTAAGTTACGAATCTTAATTGATTTAATCAGCAAACATCAAGCGGAACGTATTCTAATTTTTACCAACGACAATGCCACTGTTTATCGTATTTCTCAACAGTTTCTCATTCCAGCTATTACCTATCAAACCGCAGTGAAAGAACGTCATGATATCCTAACTAAATTTAAAGCTGGAGAATACAAAACCCTAGTAGCTTCTCATGTGCTTAATGAAGGAGTGGATGTCCCTGATGCCCGAATTGCCATAATCCTCTCAGGCACCGGTTCGACTAGGGAATACATTCAAAGACTAGGCAGAGTATTGAGAAAAGGCAATACGAGCAATAAACAAGCCATTCTTTACGAAATTGTTACCGAAAACACTAGCGAAGAAAGAACTTCTGAACGTCGTCGAGGTAATTCTGACTCCAATCAACCTAGACAGCTAAAACTGATCACAACTCCCAAACCTAAAATCAAAAAAAGACAATTTAAAGCAGCGGAAGAATCTACACAATGGAATAAAGACGAAGAATAATGGAATTAGCTAAACTACTTTTTAGGAGAAAACAACAAAACAGGAAACCAGCTGGTACGCATTAAATCATTGGCAAAGCTACGAACTGTCCACTGTAGTAGACTATTGCGATAATCTGTGGCAATAGCGATCGCACTAATATCGAAATCTAAAGCTGCGGTGGCTATTTCTTGCAAAGGATTACCTGTTTTAACTAAAGTGTTGACTTCAATATTAAGAGCTTCTAATTCTACCTTAACTGATTTCAGCTTTTCTTCAGCCTCTTTAACTCGCTCCTCAGCTAACATTGACTTCCTGCCACAGTCATCTACCACCGACATTAACATACATTGCTTAAGAGAATTATCGGGACGATCCTGGGCGTATTTCTTTATTTCTTCAATCAAATACTGAGCAGTTTTACTATCGTTGTAGGGAATTAGTAAATAACGCCAAAGATGTTGACAGCGAAGAGCCAATTCTTCACGAGTATAGGTGGTAATTAGTTCAGGACGAATAATATTGAGGGGTTGACTAGTAATTTTTGCCAGTCCAGTACTGGTGCTACCAAAAAACTTCTCCTGAAGTAAGCTTTTAATCGGAGTCCCGGTCATGATCACATCTACGGGATACTTTTTTAAGACTCTGGGAATTGTATCTAGAGGCTTCCCTGAAAGAACTTCTACTCGAACATCTACTTCAGATGGAGCTTGTTCTAAAGCTTTCTGGAGACGTTGCTCTGCTTGTTCTACTCTCTCTTGATCAATTCTGGGTACTTCACCCTCTTCCCATAGAGGAACACTATGAAAGAAGATAATTTTGTTTAAACCAGATTGAGCTAGGTCGGGAACACAATCGATGAAGCGGTTTAAACCATCAGTGAAATCTGTGCAAATTAAGCAGCTTTGGAACATACAAGCATCAGGTCATATCTGTTCTTTTACACTAGCAAAAAAAAGGTTTGATAGTCGCTATAATATTGAATTTCTTAGCTTTTATCTGAACAAAAACCCCAACATCCCCAGCTTTTTTCATGGGAAACCCGCAAGAGAAGGAGGTCAAATGAACGAATTTCAGCGAACTTATATTCTGGGAGGGGTATCTATACCCCATTGATGACGAATAAAGTCCTTATACATATTGTCTCTGAGCAACATCTGTTCATATAGTTTGACCAGAAATTCCTGAGCCTGCTCATGGCTCATACTTTTAACTTGAGTTTCGAAAGAGCGAATATTGAACTGCTGTTCCAGGGAAAGCTCTGTTGAATGGGACATAAATACACACTCCTAGCTTTAGATTAACGAAATAATAACTGTTATTGCGATCAATGTAACTCAATGTTACGATCACTTGACAATCTTGCCTCTAGTTATTCTCCTAATAATAGCTAATAGTTTCGGCTCATGCTTCGCTCAAACTATTCCCCTGCATTCACTCCCATAGTCTAAGGCAATTGTGAATCAAAAAAATAATAAATAAATAGAATAAATTGGTAAATAGTGTAAACATTCTGTAATAATTAGGAATAGTGCAGAATTTAAAATAAAGTCAAAATTTTTTAAATTTAGTTGATTGGCATTTTTCGTTAACAGATGTTTGGCAAAACTACTGTGGCAATAATTTTTAAGATTAAGGTCAGATTGAATAACTTAGACATTTCAAGAGGCAAACCTATTCTCACTCAACTGGTAAAGTTTTGGTAGGGTTGTGTTTTGGCGTGGTCGATAGTTGTATAAAGAAAAAAAGTGGTTTACCAGAAGATCCATCTAGAAAAAAGCTTTTGGATAATTTGTTTTATTGTGGCGTAGTTGCCATCAGAAAAGCGTTCGCTCTGCACACTATTTTGGAATTAATCTAGCTTGGGAGATATAGTTTTATGTCTATTCGTCTATACGTTGGTAACTTACCTAAAGAAGAAATTGATCGTGAAGCCTTGGCAAAAATGTTTACTGAAGAGGGGCAACAGATATCCACTAAAGTAATTAAAGACCGTAAAACAGGAAAATGTCGCGGTTTTGCTTTTGTTACTGTTCCCACTGATGAAGTTGCTGATCAATTCATTGAGAAATACAACGGTCAATCCTTTATGGACAATCCTCTTAAAATTGAGAAGGCTTTACCTCGTTCTAAAGGAGATGAAGGTGGGTCATCTGCTGAAGGAGGAGACGCTCCTAAACGTAAAGGTGGCAACAACAAACGTAATAAGAAGCAAGGGAGTAGCGGTCAAAAACAACAGGGTAGTATTCAACCCGATCCTCGTTGGGCAGATGAGTTAGCAAAACTCAAAGAAATGCTGGCTTCTGCGAACAATTAATCATTAGTTACAAACGATTCGGTTTGTTCTTGGCAGTTAATACTGTTCTAGCTGTCAGCAAATCTAGCAACGGTGACAATACCTAAAAGTGAATCTTAGGGTGATTGGACACCGTAGTTTTTTAGGTTTTTTTGGCAAGATCTGAGAAAATAAGTCCCAGATTAAATTCTAGATTCAATGTAAGACGATATACGGAGATTAAATTAATGACTGATCCTGTCAAAACCATGAAGCAAGAAGTGGGTAAGGCTGCCGCTGCCCGTGTCAAATCAGACTCTATTGTCGGACTAGGATCGGGTTCAACTGCTGCTTATGCCATTGAGTATATTGGCGATCGCCTAGCTAAAGGCGAAATTAAGAATGTAGTGGGAGTTCCTACTTCTTTTCAAGCAGAAGTATTGGCAAAAGAATATAAGATACCTCTTGCTACTCTCGATGTGATTGACCATATTGATATTGCGATCGATGGTGCGGATGAAGTCGATCCACAAAAAAACTTAATTAAAGGCGGTGGTGCAGCCCACACACGAGAAAAAGTAGTAGACTCTCTAGCTAAAGAATTTGTCGTGGTGGTAGATGGTGGCAAGTTAGTTGACAAATTAGGCTCAACTTTTCTGTTGCCAGTAGAAGTGATTCCCATGGCAGTCGCTCCAGTAATGCGGAGTTTAAAACAACTAGGTGGAACTCCCAAACTACGAATGGGAGTTAAAAAAGCTGGTCCCGTGGTCACAGACCAAGGAAATTTAGTAATTGACGTAAAATTTGAGCACATTAAAAATCCTGCTGAAATGGAAAAAACGATCAATAATTTCCCAGGGGTCTTAGAAAATGGTTTATTTGTTGGTGTAGCTGATATTGTCTTAGTTGGAAAAATTGTCGACGGAAAACCCGAGATTAGCGAGTTTTGAATAAAGGCTATCAGCCATCAGCTTTCAGCTCTTAGCTTTAACTAACTGCGGTACGAGTAAGATACTGCAATTAATTAAACCTATAGTATCTAACCTTATTAGTCCATACAAATCAATTATTTTGCCTAAGTTTAAAGGATGCTGATAGCTAATAGCTGAGAGCTGACAGCTTTTTAGGGTAAAGATTAATTTAAGAAAGCTATTACTATGCAAAAAATAATTACTATAGTTGCTCTCACCTTGGTTATTTTTTTCAGCACCATTAATATTAATTCTGATGCTCTCGCTGAAACAGCCATAAATCTCGATCGCGGCGCAGCGGTATTTAAAGCTAATTGTGCTGGATGCCACGCTAAGGGCGGTAATATTGTTCGTCGAGGTAAAAACCTCAAGTTAAGAGCTTTACATAAAAACAAAGTAGACACGGAAGAGGCGATCGCTCTACTGGTCAAAAATGGCAAAAATAATATGTCGGCATATGGCGATAAACTCAGCGACGAAGAAATAGCAGACGTTTCTGCCTATGTGCTTCAAAGAGCTGAAGAGAAGTGGAAATAACTTTAACTAGATGCTCACCTTGCCTAGAATTTCTTGGGCATCTTGTTCAATTTTCTGAAAACTTGCCAGTAAGGGTAATACTTTCCTTTCTTCTCCTTCGACGTAATCATAGATATTCACAAAATTGCGCTCTATTTCTTCGTAGATAATGTCTAGTTTAGAATTCAACTTATCAGATAGTTCACTTTCAAAACGAGCTTTTTCTTGATCTAGTTTCGTTTCAAACTGATTAATAATCTTGCGCTTTTTCAGAATTAATGTGCCTCCAGCAAATATAATACCTACTCCAGCAAAAGCTGTTCCAATAATATCTAATAATACAATCTCCGTTAAAGCAGCGATCGCTGTCCCCGCAACGGTAGCAGCACCACCACCAAGAAATCTGGGGGCGACACTGGCATTTACTGACTCAATCGAATGCATAAAAGATTTATCGTCAAGTAAACTAGATACTTTTTGCTGAACATCCTCAACAATTTCTTGACGACTTTCGATAGTGTTTACGGTAATAATACTATTACTAATTTGATTGACTTTTATCCCCTGTAAATCATCGACTAGGCTCTGTAATAGTCCTCTAATACCGCCAACAAAATGCTTAATACCATCCTGAGATATTTCTCCTAGAGAATCTTTTAACTCAGCTTCGCAACTTTGCTTTAATTCATCCATCCAGGAGGGGGCTGACTTTTTCGTGCGAAATAAAACTGCAAACGAACCCTTAATTAGGGTAAATATAGATAATTCTTGGCGAAAATCCTGTTTTACCCTAGCAGTGATTTTATCGTACTTACTCAGTAGTCGATTAATCAGGGATTCTAGTTCAAAGCTAGATTGTCGCTTGTTTTGTTGTAATTTAGCTTTAATTTTACTTACTATTTCTTGATCTTTAGCTAACTGCTTCTGGAGCGAAAGTAAGTCTTTTTTAATTAAAACTACAATTTGTTCGCTAGTTTTAGCTACCCCTTGAAGCTTTAATTTTTTAGTACCACCATCTTTTAAAGTCTGCTGAATATAGTTTCTAACGTCTGTAAAGCCACTATGCTCAGGTTCCCCATTTACTTCTAACTCCACAGAAGTAGCGAAGATTACGGGAGATTGGAGACCCTTTTGTTGAGCTAATTCTGCTAGCTTCTCTTTATTTTTGGCTAATTCTTCGGGTTTAGTAAGATCTGACTGTTGGAGAATAAAGACTACTTTTTTACGCCATTCAGTATTGACATAATCTAACAATTCCCAAGCACTACGAGTATAGGGATTTTTGGCAAAGAAGACAAAAAAGATGAGGTCACTATTGGGAATAAATTCTTTTGTGATTTCTTGATGATTATCAACTATGGTATTGGTTCCAGGGGTATCCACAATTGATAAAGTTTTTAAGATCTCGTTGGGCAAACCGATTTTGCGTAAATATTGATTGATCGGTTGCTCAAATTTCTCTTCACCATAGACAATTTGTTGAATGACATCAGTACAGGGGTCGGCAGCAGTTTTACAAATATCTGCCTGGAGCAAAGCATTAACAAAACTACTTTTACCTGCTTTAACTTCTCCTACCACCACAAACAAAAATGGCTCATTGATATTGTTGCGTAAATTACTAATAGTTACTTGTAATTGCTGATTATTAATTTCAACGGCAAAACTTTGTAATTGATTTAAGAGGTTATTTAAATCTGATTGATATTGAACTAATGCTCGATCAACAATAGAATTATCCATAATTAGTACTCCGATAAGCTAGGAAAAAGTAATAAGTAATTAATAAATAACCAGGAATTTATACCTATTCTGATCAAAATAACTTAAGGTTTAAAGTAGAAACATTAACTATTTTCAAATCGATACTTTAAAATTAGCTATACCTAAAACAGTAACATCAGTTAAAAAATAATGAGCCATACCAGAGCAGTATTGTGCGGTTATTATGGCATGGGTAATGTTGGAGACGAAGCTTTACTGGTATCACTGTTACAAATGCTGCCAGAATCGGTTGAACCGATTGTCTTATCTGGAGACCCCCAAACTACCCAAAAACAGTATGGAGTTGTTAGTTGTCATCGCAAATCAACCTTTGCCATTCTCAAAGCTTTAAAACAATCTGAGGTGTTCATTTGGGGAGGGGGAAGTCTGATGCAAGACTCTACTAGTATTGCTAGTCCCATTTATTATGCTGGTTTAATGGCTTTGGCTCAGCAACAAGGTTTAAAAACTATCGCCTGGGCGCAGGGTATCGGTCCTTTAAATAAGACTTTTACTCGTTGGCTAACTCAACAAGTATTATTAAATTGCAATGCTATTAGTGTTAGAGATCTTGCGTCAGCAGCACTGTTAAATACCTGGCAGATTGAACCCCTGATTGCTCCCGATCCTGTGTGGGCTTTACAAAGTGATACGGTTCCTGAGTTAGAAGATTTACCTAGTCCTAAAGTGGCGGTTATTTTGCGATCGCATCCTCTGCTTACCAGCGATCGCCTGACAACATTAATCCAAGCTCTTCAAGACTTTCAAGCACATACTAATAGCTTTATTTTGTTGATTCCCTTTCAACCTGCTCAGGATATGGCGATCGCCAAAGAAATTGCGGCACAATTACAACAGCATCATACTATTATGACCTTCCCAGATCCTAAACAGCTTAAAGGAGTATTTAAAGCAGTAAAAATGGCGATCGGCATGCGTCTTCACAGCCTAATTATGGCAGCAGCAGAGGGCTGTAGCTGTTTTGCCCTTAGTTACGATCCGAAAGTTACTCAATTGATGACTGAATTAGATTTACCTGGATATGAGTTAGCAAATATCCCTCAAGACTTCCGAGAGATTAGCTTTGCGTGGCAAGATCATTACAATCACGGAAAAGTTTTAGCTCAGAGTCAAATTAAGTCTTTAATTGAGCAAGCATTAGATCATCAACAACTATTAAGCAAAATAATGATTAAAAGTTCATAAACCTTGGCATTTTTCCAAGCAAGGTATAAGCTATATCTAGCCAAATCTAAAGCTAAGTATAAAAATATAATTTCCATTTCGATTTATCTTTATACTTATCTTATAATTAGCAAATAATAATGCTTTAATAGCCCGTAGGTTAGATATTTCCTTGTAAGGGAAATTACTTAAAAGCTTTGGATTTTGTTGACGCAATATTCTGATCAGCCCAGAAAAATAATTATGAGTGAAGCCAACAACAATGCTAATTCTGTAGATTCCCAATCTAGTTTTAATTTTTCTCCCACAACTGATAAAAATGATGTTAAACATCAAGATGAAGTAAAAGATATAGCTGCTAAAACTAATCAAGAAAATTCCTATTTAACATCTGATAATTTCCGTAAATCTTCTCAATTATCAACCGAAACTGAGCAAAATCTGGATGATAATGATACTTCAGTTCACAATATGAACTGGCAAAAAGTAGCCCATAAACTACGTGAATATAATCGTAAACTACTTAAAAAAGTATTTCGTCTCGAACAAGAGCTGGCGGAAATTGATAATCGATTTAACAAGCACGTCGAGAAATCACAAAATAGTGATTTGCTAGTAGCTCAACAAGCAGAGGAAATTAGAAACTCTCAAGAAAAAATTGCCTTGCTTAATCAACAAATTGCTAATTCTCAGCAACAAGTACAGACCCAAGAAACAGCAATTAGTAATATATCTCAACAACTAGAATTATCTCAAAAACAAACTGCTCAACTAGAAAGAGAATGCGCCTTACTGCAAGAAAATTACGACAGTAAAGCTCATGAATTAGTTGCCAAAGAAAGAGAAACCAAAGAATTGCAAACTCGACTCAGCCAACAACAACGTTACGCGATGCAGTATAAGGCAGAATTGCAACATTATCGAGAAAAAGCAACCTCACCTAAAATAGAAAAAGTAACTAACAGTTATCGAAATTCCATCAGTAGCCGTTCAATCAAGCCTTGGTCGACTTCTACTTCGGAAACCAAAATTTCCCTACCTCAAACTAAACCTCAATCAAACAAAATTACTCGTGTTGTTGCCAAAGCCACAGAAACTGTAAAAACTACCGCAGAAATTTCTTCCTGGTCGGCATCAACTACTAAAGAAAAAGACAGAACTAAGACTGGTAGCAAATCTAGCAGTAGCAAAAAACCTCAGTCTTTAGCTGCTATTGATTTACCCACATTTCCACGTCAAGGCTAGTAAATTACATAGTTAAATATACTTGTTGCCAAAATCAAGTTTAGTTTAGTTTAGTTTAGTTGTTAATCATGATAGATATGATAGGGGCGATTTGCTATTCGCCCCTATAGTTATTTCTTTGTATCATAGTTTTTCCAAAGAGATATTTTATTATAAAAATAATTTATGTTGCAGTTTATACCAAAATTGTCTACATAAATCAGCTATCTTCAACAGATGACAAGCGACCAAAATCTTGGAGCTTTCTGAATTTAAAGATAGTATGCGAATTGAGCAACTGCAAGCGTTTATAGCAATCACAGAGACGGGGAATTTTGGACAAGCAGCTAAAAAATGTGGAGTTACTCAGTCAACAATTAGTCGCCAAATACAGTCTTTAGAACAAGACTTAGGCTTACCACTATTTCATCGTAGCACCCAAGCTAAGCTAACCTTGGGTGGCGAAAAGCTACTGCCTCGTGCTCAGAGAATTTGTCTGGAATGGAATAAAGCCAGCAAAGAATGTGCTGACTTAATTGCAGGAAAGCAACCGGAGCTTTGTATTGCAGCGATTCACTCGGTCTGTGCTCATTATTTGCCGCCAATTCTACAACAGTTTTGTCTAGATTATCCTGAAGTTCAATTAAGAGTTACCGCCTTAGGCAGCGATCGCGCGTTAAAAGTTTTACGAGATGGTTTAATTGATGTGGCGATCGTGATGAATAATCGTTTTTTGACTGCCTCAGCCGAAATAGAGCTGACAGTACTCTATGAAGAACAAGTTGATGTATTGATGGCAGCTAATCATCCTCTTAGTCATCTAGAGAAAATTCCACCTTTAGAGTTAGTTAAATATCCGCAAATAGTATTTAAGGATGGTTACGGGATGCAAAGGTTGGTGCAGGAATGGTTTAGAAATCAAAATGTCCAGATTAAGACTGCTATGGAGTTAAATACTCTTGATGCTTTTCGCGGAGTAATTCGGCAAGGAGAAATGATTGCTCTGTTGCCCCATAAAGCTTTGATTGACTCCTACAACGATCCTACTTTGGCGATCCGTCCCATTTCCCACTCTGAAATAGAAATAAACACGATCAAACAAGGAGAATTAGACAATGTTTTAACTCGTCAGGTTGTAATGGTGACCACCAGCGATCGCTTGATGATTCCCCCTATCGCCCATTTCTATAAATTGGTCAAAAATATGGCGACATCTTCAGATTTATTAACTACACAATTAATTGGTCAATAGAGTATTCTGTATGATCTAGAGCAAAAATATGTCGTAATTGTAAAATTTAATCTCGCCTATCTTCCCCAATTATGAGCGATGAGTTTCGAGAACTATTAAAAAGAGTCGGTAGCGGGACTCACACTAGTAAAAACCTATCCCGTGACGAGGCAGCAATGGCATCCAGAATGATGTTATTGCAAGAAGCAACCCCTGCTCAAATTGGTGCGTTTATGATCGCTCATCGCATTAAACGGCCGACTCCAGAAGAATTGGCGGGAATACTTGATGCATACGATCAACTAGGATTAAAACTCAAAATCAATCCCCATCATGACCATCAACCAGTAGTTTTAGGTAATCCTTATGATGGGCGATCTCGAACTGTACCAGTAACAGTGATTACGGCATTGATTTTAGCTGCGGTAGACGTACCTGTAGTGATGCATGGTGGCGGCTGTATGCCAACGAAATACGGCATTCCCCTAATCGATATTTGGCAACAGTTAGGAGTAGACTTTTCAGGATTTAATTTAGCTCAAGCCCAGGATATATATAATCAAACCCAGATTAGTTTCATCTATCTTCCCCAGCATTTTGACTCAGCCCACAATTTTGTGCCTTTGCGAGAACAAATTGGTAAACGCCCTCCCTTTGCTACTGCGGAGTTAGTCTGGTGTCCCGTAGAGGGAGAAGTTCACCTAGTTGCGGGATTTGTCCATCCTCCAACTGAAGAACGGTTTCGGTCAACATTCAAAATTAGAGGAACTAAAAACTTTACTCTAGTCAAAGGTTTAGAAGGTAGTTGCGATCTTTCCCGTAATCGGACAGGAATTATTGCTATGAGTAATTCAGGGGAGAGTTTTGAACGTCTTCTACTCAACCCTGCTGACTATAGTTTAAATGGGTCTGATATCACTTTAGAATCAAAAGCTCAGGCGATCGCTTTAATTCAAGAAGTAATTCAAGGTAACAATAGTCAACTCTTTCCCAGTGCCATTTTAAATGGTGGTTTTTATCTCTGGCGTTTTGGAATCACTCCTACTTTAGAGACTGGCTTTGGCAAGGCAGAAGAAATGTTAGCTAAAGGTATAGTCGCGGATAAATTATCTCAACTACAAACCCTCAGTCACAGCAGTACCTTATCTATCTAGAATTATTCCTACTTGAATTAATGCGATCGCCATTTTATCTTAAAATTTTTCAAACCCCAACAGGTAGAGAAGTTCAAGTATGTATAGCTCCTCCCCATCAATTTGTTTTCAATCATCAGCAACAGCTACTACCAGACTGGAATCAATCCGTTGCTCATCTTATTGTAGTTTTGCAACAGTCTTCAATTTCCCTTAAGGAATCTAATTTTGAAGTTGCTCAGGAGAAAGATAACTTAAGAGCAGAGTTTATTCGTTTTGGATGTACTGTAATATTTGGTTTACGAGCCCAAGGATACAAGAGCGATCTTTTCGATCCTCGCACAGGTCAGGCTCTTTTAGCTCCCCAGGGAAAGCTAACCTTAAATGATAATGCCGTAGTTCAAGCTCTGCTAGATTATCCTGTAGTCAGTTATCAGAATTGTTCTCTACTAACTCATCCCCTATGGGGGAATAAGGTTTATCCTTCCACGATGGCTACAGTTGCTGACCAAAAACGAACTCAATTTTGTCTGGAACAGGTCGCCGCGTCACAGAAGTGGATTACAAAGTCCAGAGATTATTAAGTTTAAATATATAAATTGCCATTTTAATGCCCATTATACTTTTTTTTCTAACAGAAAGTGTTAGGATTCATATTGAGATAAAGATCGGCAATCCAGTTTGTATTCAGTATTGATAGGTTTTTCCATAAAGTATTGATTGGCTTTTTTCCGAAATTTTAGCTCTCTACATCTAAATGCATTGAGGAGACATTCAATTTATGTCAATTTACGTCGGTAACCTTAACTATGAGGTTAACCAAGAGGATTTAAACGAGGTATTTTCAGAATACGGAAATGTCAAGCGAGTTCATCTTCCTACTGACCGCGAAACAGGGCGCAAACGTGGTTTCGGCTTTGTGGAAATGGAAACAGAAGCGGAAGAAGATAAAGCCATTGAGACTCTGGATGGAGCTGAATGGATGGGTCGTGAGTTAAAAGTTAACAAAGCACGACCCCGTGAAAACAGAAATTCCTTTGGAGGTGGTCGTCGTAACGACCGCTTTTAAACTCCAGGGTTAAATCGAATTGCGCTTCTAGAGAGTAACTAGACTATTCTAGTAATATCTCTCAGAAGCGTTTTATTGTGTAATGAGGAATTCTATATAAATGG
This genomic window contains:
- a CDS encoding anthranilate phosphoribosyltransferase family protein, translated to MSDEFRELLKRVGSGTHTSKNLSRDEAAMASRMMLLQEATPAQIGAFMIAHRIKRPTPEELAGILDAYDQLGLKLKINPHHDHQPVVLGNPYDGRSRTVPVTVITALILAAVDVPVVMHGGGCMPTKYGIPLIDIWQQLGVDFSGFNLAQAQDIYNQTQISFIYLPQHFDSAHNFVPLREQIGKRPPFATAELVWCPVEGEVHLVAGFVHPPTEERFRSTFKIRGTKNFTLVKGLEGSCDLSRNRTGIIAMSNSGESFERLLLNPADYSLNGSDITLESKAQAIALIQEVIQGNNSQLFPSAILNGGFYLWRFGITPTLETGFGKAEEMLAKGIVADKLSQLQTLSHSSTLSI
- a CDS encoding RNA-binding protein; this encodes MSIYVGNLNYEVNQEDLNEVFSEYGNVKRVHLPTDRETGRKRGFGFVEMETEAEEDKAIETLDGAEWMGRELKVNKARPRENRNSFGGGRRNDRF
- a CDS encoding methylmalonic aciduria and homocystinuria type D protein gives rise to the protein MRSPFYLKIFQTPTGREVQVCIAPPHQFVFNHQQQLLPDWNQSVAHLIVVLQQSSISLKESNFEVAQEKDNLRAEFIRFGCTVIFGLRAQGYKSDLFDPRTGQALLAPQGKLTLNDNAVVQALLDYPVVSYQNCSLLTHPLWGNKVYPSTMATVADQKRTQFCLEQVAASQKWITKSRDY